The following are from one region of the Cyanobium gracile PCC 6307 genome:
- a CDS encoding FAD-dependent oxidoreductase, translated as MRTGFDRRAQVLVWGGGSGGIAAALQAARSGADTLLLTPGPWLGGMVSAAGVCAPDGNELSPWQSGLWGALLRALQWIEPEGLDQNWVSCFGYRPASAERILRRWVAAEERLEWWSCVRLEAVERDGDRISAVTVQHRGVQRRLLPTVVIDGSDRGELYPLAGAPFRFGWEARELWQEPSAPTAERIGNDPFFQRQPIQSPTWVCLGQLDEWTGAGAPEAEAWRRSPPGLPEPFEAATDAFGLERTLTYGRLPGGLVMLNWPLHGNDWHHGLERAFPERVGGVAAAEAAGGELLAAMRDHSEAFAAALRQASGGWLGPAEVFPTPEEAAVGRLSGSGDLALMPYWREGRRLVARELVLEQHLLPQGSGACIAPLSCTADGSLSTIGVGNYANDHHYPGGDWPLAPKSCRWGGRWSGTPFTIPYGALVSVGVTNLLAADKGFGVSHMANGATRLQPLVLNIGQAAGLAAALCVRDGVDPAALPVRRLQEALIGDPVAPAAVVPLWDTPWHHPRWRERQLEALEAPERIDRHGLLEESAALAAPAGWAPPPEPGERLWRGELVPDGEGGYVLRGDAGAWPLITLEPALHHWLLGLDRPTSVALVGCANPWGPWLRVSRLVS; from the coding sequence ATGCGTACGGGTTTCGATCGCAGGGCCCAGGTGCTCGTGTGGGGCGGCGGCAGCGGTGGCATCGCCGCGGCGCTGCAGGCGGCCCGCTCCGGCGCCGACACCCTGCTGCTCACCCCCGGGCCCTGGCTGGGGGGAATGGTGAGCGCCGCCGGGGTGTGCGCCCCGGATGGCAACGAGCTGAGCCCCTGGCAGAGCGGCCTGTGGGGGGCCCTGCTGCGGGCCCTGCAATGGATCGAGCCGGAGGGGCTGGATCAGAACTGGGTGAGCTGCTTCGGCTACCGCCCCGCCAGCGCCGAGCGCATCCTGCGCCGCTGGGTGGCCGCCGAGGAACGGCTGGAATGGTGGTCCTGCGTACGGCTGGAGGCGGTGGAGCGCGACGGCGACCGCATCAGCGCCGTGACCGTGCAGCACAGGGGCGTCCAGCGGCGCCTACTGCCGACGGTGGTGATCGATGGCAGCGACCGGGGCGAGCTCTATCCCCTGGCCGGGGCCCCCTTCCGCTTCGGCTGGGAGGCCAGGGAGCTGTGGCAGGAACCCAGCGCCCCCACGGCCGAGCGCATCGGGAACGACCCCTTCTTCCAGCGGCAGCCCATCCAGTCGCCCACCTGGGTGTGCCTGGGCCAGCTGGACGAATGGACGGGAGCGGGCGCCCCCGAGGCTGAAGCCTGGCGCCGCAGTCCTCCCGGCCTGCCGGAGCCGTTCGAGGCCGCCACCGACGCCTTCGGCCTGGAGCGCACCCTCACCTACGGCCGCCTGCCCGGGGGCCTGGTGATGCTGAACTGGCCCCTGCACGGCAACGACTGGCACCACGGCCTGGAGCGGGCCTTCCCCGAGCGGGTCGGCGGCGTCGCCGCCGCCGAGGCTGCAGGGGGCGAACTGCTGGCGGCGATGCGCGACCACAGCGAGGCCTTCGCCGCCGCTCTGCGCCAGGCCAGCGGCGGCTGGCTGGGGCCGGCTGAGGTGTTCCCCACACCGGAGGAAGCCGCCGTCGGACGGCTCAGCGGCTCTGGAGACCTGGCCCTGATGCCCTACTGGCGGGAGGGGCGCCGGCTGGTGGCCCGGGAGCTGGTGCTGGAGCAACACCTGCTGCCGCAGGGAAGCGGCGCCTGCATCGCCCCCCTCAGCTGCACCGCCGATGGCAGCCTCAGCACCATCGGGGTCGGCAACTACGCCAACGACCACCACTACCCCGGCGGCGACTGGCCCCTGGCCCCCAAGAGCTGCCGCTGGGGCGGTCGCTGGAGTGGCACGCCGTTCACCATCCCCTACGGCGCCCTGGTGAGTGTGGGGGTCACCAACCTGCTGGCGGCCGACAAGGGCTTCGGCGTCAGCCACATGGCGAATGGGGCCACGCGGCTCCAGCCCCTGGTGCTCAACATCGGCCAGGCCGCCGGACTGGCGGCCGCCCTTTGCGTGCGTGATGGAGTGGATCCGGCCGCCCTGCCGGTGCGCCGGCTGCAGGAGGCTCTGATCGGTGATCCGGTGGCCCCGGCGGCCGTGGTGCCGCTGTGGGACACCCCCTGGCACCACCCCCGCTGGCGCGAGCGGCAGCTTGAGGCTCTGGAGGCCCCGGAACGGATCGACCGCCATGGCCTGCTGGAGGAGAGCGCGGCGCTGGCGGCTCCGGCGGGCTGGGCACCGCCGCCGGAGCCCGGCGAGCGGCTCTGGCGAGGCGAGCTGGTGCCCGATGGCGAGGGCGGCTACGTGCTTCGCGGCGACGCGGGGGCCTGGCCGCTGATCACCCTGGAGCCGGCCCTGCACCACTGGCTGCTGGGTCTCGATCGCCCAACCTCTGTGGCCCTGGTCGGCTGCGCCAACCCCTGGGGCCCCTGGCTGAGGGTCTCGCGGCTCGTGTCGTGA
- a CDS encoding ribonuclease catalytic domain-containing protein: MPSASRRFTAGDLVGLHDDSRCLLAVVVAEKGTRLDLKVGFEAKAVQRGVRQVDLLAALPGDQSPPSRLSQPPWGLSPETLQQAAPRPRELGAAWLLLLDDPSSLELGDFVDLIGDGGDAVQRAACWLWLQGPQTLFRWRQQQVEARPLVDVRRLRREARRQQLAEQRRRQWQDALRQRRPIDPQQLDAEQRQHLALLREWASGDTSRPLPDDLHRVLQAAHCAMESAPIRHLLVDLGQWERHHLPSLENTTWQAGFSAELEAEARRLVELADSPQPGDERRRDLTGLHTVTIDDADTRDIDDGLSLEHGPDGAPRLWIHIADPGRLVAPESPLDKEARRRASSLYLARGPLPMFPEVLSTGPMSLRMGERSAALSLWVELTEDGAVAGFGLESSWVRPAYRLSYADADELIELAPPQERYLEEIHALMERRRRWRLARGALDLDQPEGRIRCDELGAQLEITEPSPARTLVAEAMILAGAVIAGLGQEQGLALPYRSQLAAELPPEAELAALPAGPVRHAAIKRCLSRGLLGTSPAPHFSLGLPCYVQATSPIRRYNDLLVQRQLLAHQQGQPVLEEAELGALLGELEGAIRQGLQIAREDQRHWQQVWFEAQDQHQWPGVFLRWLRPQDRLGLVHLPDLAMDLAAECHGDPAPGDALLVRLQQVDSLRDLLRFTAAG; encoded by the coding sequence TTGCCCTCCGCCTCGCGTCGGTTCACGGCGGGTGACCTGGTCGGCCTCCACGACGACAGCCGCTGTCTGCTGGCGGTCGTGGTGGCCGAGAAAGGCACGCGCCTCGATCTCAAGGTGGGTTTCGAGGCCAAGGCCGTCCAGCGGGGGGTCCGGCAGGTTGATCTGCTGGCCGCTCTTCCGGGCGATCAATCCCCTCCCTCCCGCCTGTCCCAGCCCCCCTGGGGCCTGAGTCCGGAGACGTTGCAGCAGGCCGCCCCCCGCCCCCGGGAGCTGGGGGCGGCCTGGCTGTTGCTGCTGGACGACCCGTCGTCCCTTGAGCTGGGGGACTTCGTTGACCTGATCGGAGACGGCGGCGACGCGGTCCAGCGGGCCGCCTGCTGGCTGTGGCTGCAGGGCCCCCAGACCCTGTTCCGCTGGCGCCAGCAGCAGGTGGAGGCCCGGCCGCTGGTGGATGTGCGCCGGCTGCGGCGGGAAGCCCGCCGTCAGCAGCTGGCCGAGCAGCGACGGCGCCAGTGGCAGGACGCCCTGCGCCAGCGCCGCCCGATCGATCCGCAGCAGCTCGATGCCGAACAGCGCCAGCACCTGGCCCTGTTGCGGGAGTGGGCCAGCGGCGACACCAGCCGCCCCCTGCCCGACGACCTGCACCGGGTCCTGCAGGCGGCCCACTGCGCGATGGAGTCGGCGCCGATCCGGCACCTGCTGGTGGACCTGGGCCAGTGGGAGCGGCACCACCTCCCCTCGCTGGAGAACACCACCTGGCAGGCGGGTTTCTCCGCTGAGCTGGAGGCCGAGGCCCGGCGGCTGGTGGAGCTGGCCGACTCACCCCAGCCCGGAGACGAGCGCCGCCGCGACCTCACCGGCCTGCACACCGTCACCATCGACGATGCGGACACCCGCGACATCGACGACGGTCTCTCCCTGGAGCACGGCCCCGACGGGGCGCCGCGGCTGTGGATCCATATCGCCGATCCCGGCCGGCTGGTGGCACCGGAGAGCCCCCTCGATAAAGAAGCCCGGCGCCGCGCCAGCAGCCTGTACCTGGCCCGGGGCCCCCTGCCGATGTTCCCCGAGGTGCTCAGCACCGGCCCGATGAGCCTGCGCATGGGCGAGCGCAGCGCTGCGTTGAGCCTGTGGGTAGAGCTGACCGAGGACGGCGCGGTGGCGGGCTTTGGGCTGGAGTCCAGCTGGGTGCGGCCCGCCTATCGGCTGAGTTATGCCGATGCCGATGAGCTGATCGAGCTGGCCCCGCCCCAGGAGCGGTACCTCGAGGAGATCCACGCCCTGATGGAGCGGCGGCGCCGCTGGCGGCTGGCCCGTGGGGCCCTCGATCTGGATCAGCCCGAGGGGCGAATCCGCTGTGACGAGCTGGGGGCCCAGCTGGAGATCACCGAACCCTCGCCGGCGCGCACGCTGGTGGCCGAAGCCATGATCCTGGCCGGGGCGGTGATCGCCGGCCTCGGCCAGGAGCAAGGCCTGGCTCTGCCCTACCGAAGCCAACTGGCGGCGGAGCTGCCCCCCGAAGCGGAGCTGGCGGCCCTACCGGCCGGCCCGGTGCGGCACGCGGCCATCAAGCGCTGCCTCAGCCGGGGACTGCTTGGCACCAGTCCGGCTCCCCACTTTTCCCTGGGCCTGCCCTGCTACGTGCAGGCCACCTCACCGATCCGCCGTTACAACGACCTACTGGTGCAACGCCAGCTGCTGGCCCACCAGCAGGGGCAGCCGGTGCTGGAGGAGGCCGAGCTGGGTGCCCTGCTGGGCGAACTGGAGGGGGCCATCCGCCAGGGCCTGCAGATCGCCCGCGAAGACCAACGCCACTGGCAGCAGGTTTGGTTCGAGGCCCAGGACCAGCATCAGTGGCCGGGGGTGTTCCTGCGCTGGCTGCGGCCCCAGGACCGCCTCGGCCTGGTGCACCTGCCGGATCTGGCCATGGACCTGGCCGCGGAGTGCCATGGCGACCCCGCCCCCGGCGACGCCCTGCTGGTGCGGCTACAGCAGGTGGATTCCCTGCGGGACCTGCTGCGCTTCACGGCCGCGGGCTGA
- the rpsR gene encoding 30S ribosomal protein S18 — translation MSSSFFKKRLSPIKPGDPIDYKDVDLLKKFITERGKILPRRLTGLTAKQQRDLTNAVKRARIVALLPFVNPEG, via the coding sequence ATGTCCAGTTCCTTCTTCAAGAAGCGCCTGTCGCCGATCAAGCCCGGTGATCCGATCGACTACAAGGACGTCGATCTGCTCAAGAAGTTCATCACCGAGCGCGGCAAGATCCTGCCCCGCCGCCTCACCGGCCTGACGGCCAAGCAGCAGCGCGACCTCACCAATGCCGTCAAGCGGGCCCGGATCGTGGCCCTGCTGCCCTTCGTGAACCCCGAAGGCTGA
- the rpmG gene encoding 50S ribosomal protein L33: MAKNKGVRLVITLECTECRSNPAKRSPGVSRYTTQKNRRNTTERIELKKFCPHCNASTVHKEIK; encoded by the coding sequence ATGGCCAAGAACAAGGGCGTCCGGCTGGTGATCACCCTCGAGTGCACCGAATGCCGGTCCAACCCCGCCAAGCGGTCCCCTGGCGTGTCCCGTTACACGACCCAGAAGAACCGCCGCAACACCACCGAACGGATCGAACTCAAGAAGTTCTGCCCCCACTGCAACGCCTCCACCGTCCACAAGGAGATCAAGTGA
- the pheT gene encoding phenylalanine--tRNA ligase subunit beta codes for MLVSLQWLRELVSVEPAALEPAPLAERLSIAGFEVEAIEDLAARAAGVVVGHVVQRDPHPNADKLSVCRVDVGAGEPLQIVCGAPNVRQGLHVPVALVGSTLPAVGLTIKPAELRGVASSGMICSLRELGLDDGSDGIAELDQLLDKVPPLGTPVGPLLGLDDQVLELAITANRPDGLSMRGIAREVAALSGGSTTFPAAAPVVAAQPLAATAADREAIEAGGLFSLTALSGLKVGPSPDWLRQRLERAGVRPINNVVDITNLVMLETGQPLHAFDRDRLAALTGATPEPASIGLRQGRSGEAFVSLDGQERTLSEEALVVTCADQPIALAGVMGGLAEAVTDSTTAIWLEAAVFAPQAVRRSARSVGLRTEACSRFEKGVPREITLAAADRAVALLRELAGARVEGRWLHQLPASPQPPLPLRRDALHNLLGPVLVEGEAQDLDDERITATLEALGCVLEEDEEGWQVRVPPERAMDLKREVDLIEEVARLVGYDHFAAHLPDPLIPGGLEPAQQLERRLRRSLCAAGLQEIVSLSLVAAAPGRVPLANPLLADYGHLRDNLHQELLQAARRNLQASLGGFWGFEIGRVFPGGGASGEERHGERTLLVGVIAGERRAERWRSSGKPAPPDYFQARGVLQAGLEPLRLPLEDRPLSDAPLLHPGRAAQLLVEGKPAGWFAQLHPAEADALDLPAATYVFQLELEPLLSAGTRRNRWQPSFRPYPTVPASERDLALVVPTSTTAADLLAAIRKAGKPLLEQAELIDRYEGAQVEAGRCSQAFRLRYRDSARTLTDEEVEAAHGRVRDALERRFGAEQRR; via the coding sequence ATGCTGGTTTCGCTCCAATGGCTCCGGGAGCTGGTCAGCGTGGAACCGGCCGCTCTCGAGCCTGCGCCTCTGGCGGAGCGCCTCTCGATCGCCGGTTTCGAGGTGGAGGCCATCGAGGATCTGGCGGCCCGGGCGGCCGGTGTGGTGGTGGGCCATGTGGTGCAGCGCGATCCCCACCCCAACGCCGACAAGCTCAGCGTCTGCCGGGTGGATGTGGGGGCTGGCGAGCCCCTTCAGATCGTTTGCGGCGCCCCTAATGTGCGCCAGGGCCTGCACGTGCCCGTGGCCCTGGTGGGCAGCACCCTGCCGGCGGTGGGGCTGACGATCAAACCGGCCGAACTGCGGGGGGTGGCCAGCAGCGGCATGATCTGCTCCCTGCGGGAGCTGGGCCTCGACGACGGCAGCGACGGCATTGCCGAACTCGACCAGCTGCTGGACAAGGTGCCCCCCCTGGGAACCCCCGTGGGCCCGCTGCTGGGCCTCGACGACCAGGTGCTGGAGCTGGCGATCACCGCCAACCGACCCGACGGCCTCTCGATGCGGGGGATCGCCCGCGAGGTGGCGGCCCTCAGCGGCGGCAGCACCACCTTCCCCGCCGCGGCCCCCGTTGTCGCGGCCCAGCCCCTGGCCGCCACGGCAGCCGACCGCGAGGCCATCGAGGCGGGCGGACTGTTCAGCCTCACCGCCCTCAGCGGCCTGAAGGTGGGTCCTTCCCCGGACTGGCTGCGCCAGCGGCTGGAGCGCGCCGGTGTGCGCCCCATCAACAACGTGGTGGACATCACCAACCTGGTGATGCTGGAAACGGGCCAGCCCCTGCACGCTTTCGATCGGGATCGCCTGGCGGCGCTCACGGGCGCCACGCCCGAGCCGGCCAGCATCGGCCTGCGCCAGGGCCGCAGCGGTGAAGCCTTCGTTTCCCTTGACGGCCAGGAGCGCACTCTGAGCGAGGAGGCCCTGGTGGTCACCTGCGCCGACCAGCCCATCGCCCTGGCCGGGGTGATGGGGGGCCTCGCCGAGGCCGTCACCGACAGCACCACGGCCATCTGGCTGGAGGCGGCGGTGTTCGCCCCCCAGGCCGTGCGCCGCTCCGCCCGCAGCGTCGGTCTGCGCACCGAAGCCTGCAGCCGCTTCGAGAAGGGCGTGCCGCGGGAGATCACCCTGGCCGCCGCCGACCGGGCCGTGGCCCTGCTGCGGGAGCTGGCCGGCGCCCGGGTCGAGGGGCGCTGGCTGCACCAGCTCCCGGCCTCTCCCCAGCCGCCCCTGCCCCTGCGCCGCGACGCCCTGCACAACCTGCTGGGTCCGGTGCTGGTGGAGGGCGAGGCCCAGGACCTGGACGACGAACGCATCACCGCCACCCTGGAAGCCCTCGGCTGCGTGCTGGAGGAGGACGAAGAAGGCTGGCAGGTGCGGGTGCCGCCCGAGCGCGCCATGGACCTCAAACGCGAGGTGGACCTGATCGAGGAGGTGGCCCGGCTGGTGGGCTACGACCATTTCGCCGCCCACCTGCCCGATCCCCTGATCCCCGGGGGGCTCGAGCCGGCCCAGCAGCTGGAGCGACGTCTGCGCCGCAGCCTCTGCGCCGCCGGCCTCCAGGAGATCGTCTCCCTGTCGCTGGTGGCGGCGGCGCCGGGCCGGGTGCCCCTGGCCAATCCGCTCCTGGCCGACTACGGCCACCTGCGCGACAACCTGCACCAGGAGCTGCTCCAGGCCGCCCGCCGCAACCTGCAGGCCTCCCTGGGTGGCTTCTGGGGCTTCGAGATCGGCCGGGTGTTCCCGGGTGGTGGGGCCAGCGGCGAAGAGCGCCATGGGGAACGCACCCTGCTGGTGGGGGTGATCGCCGGTGAGCGCCGCGCCGAACGCTGGCGCAGCTCCGGCAAGCCCGCCCCTCCGGACTACTTCCAGGCCCGCGGCGTGCTGCAGGCCGGTCTGGAGCCCCTGCGGCTGCCCCTGGAGGATCGCCCCCTGAGCGACGCCCCCTTGCTGCACCCCGGCCGCGCCGCCCAGCTGCTGGTGGAAGGCAAGCCCGCCGGCTGGTTCGCCCAGCTCCACCCCGCTGAAGCCGACGCCCTCGACCTGCCGGCGGCCACCTATGTGTTCCAGCTGGAGCTGGAGCCCCTGCTCAGCGCCGGCACCCGCCGCAACCGCTGGCAGCCCAGCTTCCGCCCCTACCCCACCGTGCCTGCCTCGGAGCGTGATCTGGCCCTTGTCGTTCCCACCAGCACCACGGCAGCAGACCTGCTGGCGGCGATCCGCAAGGCGGGCAAACCGCTGCTGGAGCAGGCCGAGCTGATCGACCGCTACGAGGGTGCCCAGGTGGAGGCCGGCCGCTGCAGCCAGGCCTTCCGCCTCCGCTACCGCGACAGCGCCCGCACCCTCACCGACGAGGAGGTGGAGGCGGCCCATGGACGGGTGCGCGACGCCCTGGAGCGCCGCTTCGGCGCCGAACAGCGCCGCTAG
- the rlmD gene encoding 23S rRNA (uracil(1939)-C(5))-methyltransferase RlmD — translation MASVGDRLELEITDLGHDGQGVGRHDGQVVFVSGALPGDTVQVRLQVVARRHLVGQLQRVLAPSPNRRRPPCILADNCGGCSLQPLADGAQAAWKQRSLEQALQRIGGLSAPVRPLLAADPALGYRNRALIPLERRADGRLRAGYYRRGSHQIVNMARCPVLDPRIDALIAPLKADIEASDWPIDRHGNDPEAVEGPGLRHLGLRVGAATGELLITLISSHDDLPGLEALADAWCERWPELVGVCLNLQPLPTNRLMGEETRVIRGREWLHESFAGLRFRIAADTFFQVNTGQAERLVPDVIEALGPAPAGGSLLDAYCGIGTYSLPLAAAGWQVSGLELHQGSVTLARLNASANGLEGRASFEQADVPQVLEERLQGVQALVLDPPRKGLNPIATAAILAARPERIAYVSCDPAALARDLAQLCSSGVYRLNWVQPVDFFPNTSHVEALAALERL, via the coding sequence ATGGCCTCGGTGGGCGACAGGCTTGAGCTGGAGATCACCGACCTGGGCCATGACGGGCAGGGGGTGGGGCGCCACGACGGGCAGGTGGTGTTCGTCAGCGGCGCGCTCCCCGGGGACACCGTGCAGGTGCGGCTGCAGGTGGTGGCGCGGCGCCATCTGGTGGGTCAGCTGCAGCGGGTGCTGGCGCCCTCGCCCAACCGCCGCCGGCCCCCCTGCATCCTGGCCGACAACTGCGGTGGCTGCAGCCTGCAGCCCCTGGCGGACGGGGCCCAGGCCGCCTGGAAGCAGCGCAGCCTGGAGCAGGCCCTGCAGCGCATCGGCGGCCTGAGCGCCCCGGTGCGGCCGCTGCTGGCGGCCGATCCGGCCCTGGGCTACCGCAACCGCGCCCTGATTCCGCTGGAGCGCCGGGCCGATGGCCGCCTGCGGGCCGGCTACTACCGCCGGGGTTCGCACCAGATCGTCAACATGGCCCGCTGCCCGGTGCTCGACCCGCGCATCGATGCCCTGATCGCCCCCCTCAAGGCCGACATCGAAGCCAGCGACTGGCCGATCGATCGCCACGGCAACGACCCCGAGGCCGTGGAGGGTCCCGGTCTGCGCCACCTGGGCCTGCGGGTGGGGGCGGCCACCGGGGAGTTGCTCATCACCCTGATCAGCAGCCATGACGACCTGCCCGGCCTCGAGGCCCTGGCCGACGCCTGGTGCGAACGCTGGCCAGAACTGGTGGGTGTCTGCCTCAACCTCCAGCCCCTGCCCACCAATCGCCTGATGGGCGAAGAGACCCGGGTGATCCGTGGACGGGAGTGGCTCCACGAGAGCTTCGCCGGCCTGCGGTTCCGCATCGCCGCCGACACCTTCTTCCAGGTCAACACCGGCCAGGCCGAACGGCTGGTGCCCGATGTGATCGAGGCCCTGGGCCCGGCTCCCGCCGGCGGCTCCCTGCTCGATGCTTACTGCGGCATCGGCACCTACAGCCTGCCCCTGGCCGCCGCCGGCTGGCAGGTCAGCGGCCTGGAGCTGCACCAGGGCTCGGTGACCCTGGCCCGGCTGAATGCCTCCGCCAACGGGCTGGAGGGACGGGCGAGCTTCGAGCAGGCCGACGTGCCCCAGGTGCTGGAGGAGCGCCTGCAGGGAGTGCAGGCCCTGGTGCTGGATCCACCCCGCAAGGGGCTGAACCCGATCGCCACCGCGGCGATCCTGGCGGCGCGACCGGAGCGGATCGCCTACGTGAGCTGCGATCCGGCGGCCCTGGCCCGCGACCTGGCCCAGCTGTGCAGCTCAGGGGTCTACCGGCTGAACTGGGTGCAGCCCGTCGACTTCTTCCCCAACACCAGCCACGTGGAGGCCCTGGCGGCCCTGGAGCGTCTCTAG
- a CDS encoding allophycocyanin subunit alpha-B yields MSVVRDLILQADDQLRYPTGGELRTMVEFLSGGARRLSVVRVLTDNEKKIIAEASKQLFLRKPDYVAPGGNAFGQKQRAQCLRDYSWYLRLVTYGILAGSTELIQQIGVVGAREMYNSLGVPLPGMVEAMRTLKEAALVLLGGEEAALAGPYFDYLIQGLQTST; encoded by the coding sequence ATGAGCGTCGTTCGCGATCTGATCCTCCAGGCCGATGATCAGCTCCGCTATCCCACCGGCGGCGAGCTGCGCACGATGGTGGAGTTCCTCAGCGGCGGGGCCCGCCGGCTGAGTGTCGTCAGGGTTCTGACCGACAACGAAAAGAAGATCATCGCCGAAGCGTCCAAACAGCTGTTCCTGCGCAAGCCGGACTACGTGGCCCCCGGCGGCAACGCCTTCGGCCAGAAGCAGCGGGCCCAGTGCCTGCGTGACTACAGCTGGTATCTGCGGCTGGTCACCTACGGCATCCTGGCCGGCAGCACCGAGCTGATCCAGCAGATCGGCGTGGTGGGTGCCCGCGAGATGTACAACAGTCTTGGCGTGCCCCTGCCCGGGATGGTGGAGGCGATGCGCACACTCAAGGAGGCAGCCCTGGTGCTCCTGGGTGGTGAGGAAGCCGCCCTCGCCGGCCCCTACTTCGATTACCTGATTCAGGGCCTGCAGACTTCCACCTGA
- a CDS encoding J domain-containing protein: protein MAEKSNDGRQRISLDLTRELVAHLDHLRREWGIRSRGDVLERLLDDLFGPGDDRDGEGEGEGDRDGDRGGGHGLVLDGRALQRHGDDQQDLEEQGALVLVGRGAMDTLQAEFEWEAPKEQAPRPQPSGGGIDLPGFVRRRSDVLKRSLRPTVSQAAVPLPLTPLPPLGSEVVEQAMEEAGNHWRTLYGSPAGAAVLEAAMLWLGQEIWPQSDQSEGRSFTWSAACQVMQQFVPGWSDGPPTFERVMVTAGVLEDPFSGSTLSLRIPTLIRRFVHRFRRRRRGTSFQTLEHTMTLHGALRLLQLPTDPGQRLTLAQIREAYREMAQSHHPDAGGSVEAMRRLNEAYQLLKELYRQGAANER, encoded by the coding sequence GTGGCTGAGAAGTCGAATGACGGTCGCCAGCGCATCAGCCTCGACCTCACCCGGGAGCTGGTGGCCCACCTGGATCATCTGCGCCGGGAGTGGGGCATCCGCAGCCGGGGCGATGTGCTCGAACGGCTGCTTGACGATCTGTTCGGCCCCGGCGACGACAGGGACGGCGAGGGAGAGGGTGAGGGGGATCGAGACGGGGATCGCGGTGGCGGCCATGGTCTGGTGCTGGATGGCCGGGCGCTCCAGCGCCACGGCGACGATCAGCAGGACCTGGAGGAGCAGGGGGCCCTGGTGCTGGTGGGACGGGGGGCGATGGACACCCTGCAGGCGGAATTCGAGTGGGAAGCTCCGAAGGAGCAGGCCCCACGCCCCCAGCCCTCGGGGGGGGGGATCGATCTGCCCGGCTTCGTGCGGCGCCGCTCCGATGTGCTCAAGCGCAGCCTGCGGCCGACCGTGTCGCAGGCTGCCGTGCCCCTGCCCCTGACCCCCCTGCCGCCCCTCGGCAGCGAGGTGGTGGAGCAGGCGATGGAGGAGGCCGGCAACCACTGGCGCACGCTCTATGGATCGCCGGCCGGGGCGGCAGTGCTGGAGGCGGCCATGCTCTGGCTGGGCCAGGAGATCTGGCCCCAGTCCGACCAGAGCGAGGGCCGGAGCTTCACCTGGTCGGCGGCCTGCCAGGTGATGCAGCAGTTCGTTCCCGGCTGGAGCGATGGACCGCCGACGTTCGAGCGGGTGATGGTGACCGCCGGGGTGTTGGAAGACCCGTTCAGTGGTTCGACCCTGAGCCTGCGGATTCCCACCCTGATCCGGCGCTTCGTGCACCGTTTCCGGCGCCGCCGCCGGGGCACCTCCTTCCAGACCCTGGAGCACACCATGACCCTGCACGGGGCTCTGCGACTGTTGCAGTTGCCCACCGATCCCGGCCAGCGCCTGACCCTGGCCCAGATCCGCGAGGCTTACCGGGAGATGGCCCAGAGCCACCACCCCGATGCCGGAGGCTCGGTGGAGGCGATGCGGCGCCTCAATGAGGCCTACCAGTTGCTCAAGGAGCTCTACCGGCAGGGGGCCGCGAACGAGCGCTGA